A single window of Novipirellula galeiformis DNA harbors:
- a CDS encoding SGNH/GDSL hydrolase family protein — MLTILNKHQPLRTILLSWMVLVAGIAAAQERPAWPYSPKWLQPFWLDDVMEGESVLFIRDSASEAARGSVLFPIQEIVSVRSSSGETTYEQGIDYRFEPGSREIIIPVGSRIVTTPSSELRRPANSQRHRLTHRDGNGEILFGATLEYHQMQTQVTYKKANNEWPVPMATFDRAALPVTLKKLSNREPVSIVLLGDSISTGCNASAWGNGAPFHPAYQDLLVQHLEAHYDTQVTLTNLSVGGTSTPWGISKIEEVAKHKPDLVILAFGMNDSAGHSAQTYGKNTATMIANTRTLLPKAEFILVASMLGNRDWITLNHDVFPHYRDELAALCAPGIALADMTSVWNEFLKRKQDADLTGNGVNHPNDFGHRVYAQVLSTLLIDPQ, encoded by the coding sequence ATGCTGACAATCTTGAACAAGCATCAACCGCTTCGCACAATCCTGCTCAGTTGGATGGTGCTCGTGGCGGGCATCGCTGCGGCCCAAGAGCGTCCCGCATGGCCCTATTCGCCCAAGTGGTTGCAACCGTTCTGGTTGGACGACGTCATGGAGGGAGAGTCGGTCTTGTTCATTCGCGATTCCGCGAGCGAAGCCGCTCGCGGATCGGTCTTGTTTCCGATCCAGGAGATCGTTTCAGTGCGTAGCTCGTCGGGCGAGACGACCTATGAACAGGGAATCGATTATCGTTTCGAGCCCGGATCCCGCGAGATTATCATTCCCGTTGGATCCCGAATTGTAACGACGCCCTCTTCGGAGTTGCGACGCCCTGCGAATTCTCAGCGGCATCGACTGACGCATCGCGATGGCAACGGGGAGATCCTGTTCGGCGCGACTCTCGAATATCACCAAATGCAGACGCAGGTGACTTATAAAAAGGCAAATAACGAATGGCCGGTGCCGATGGCGACGTTCGATCGAGCCGCGCTGCCGGTGACACTGAAGAAGCTAAGCAATCGCGAGCCGGTATCGATCGTGTTGTTGGGAGACAGTATTTCGACCGGCTGCAATGCATCGGCCTGGGGTAACGGGGCTCCCTTTCACCCCGCCTACCAAGACTTGCTCGTGCAACATCTAGAGGCACATTACGACACGCAGGTGACGTTGACGAATTTATCCGTGGGAGGAACTTCGACTCCCTGGGGAATTTCAAAGATCGAGGAAGTGGCGAAGCACAAGCCGGACCTCGTGATTTTGGCGTTTGGCATGAATGATTCCGCCGGTCACTCCGCCCAGACCTACGGCAAGAACACCGCGACGATGATTGCCAACACGCGCACCTTGCTGCCCAAGGCCGAGTTCATCTTGGTCGCGTCGATGCTGGGAAACCGCGATTGGATCACGCTGAACCACGACGTTTTTCCGCACTACCGAGACGAATTGGCGGCACTTTGTGCCCCCGGCATTGCTTTGGCGGATATGACCAGCGTTTGGAATGAGTTTTTAAAACGCAAGCAGGATGCCGATCTGACCGGCAACGGGGTCAATCATCCCAACGACTTTGGCCATCGCGTCTACGCTCAAGTCCTGTCGACCTTGTTGATCGATCCGCAATAA
- a CDS encoding dipeptidase has product MFHRRQFIASVAGASALSLSPGRLFAEANTTRDPMGDLTTRLNPKIEKSREVALGILKPSAAELERGLKLHSESIVFDSYGFGPRAAIDGDAMAAAVADGASAVELKDLHEEMTMTRFATDPVQEQEFRDAWRASGVTCVFNNAGEEGQDPLRLIKRLARHTYTTDLMKGFVFKAATPRDVETAKQQGQHCFYLTGNGVPLAQQWLSVEEELRYLRVFYQLGIRMMHLTYQRRNMIGDGCGEKTDAGLSDFGHRAIAEMNRIGIIPDCAHSGWKTSLEAAQTSSRPMVASHSTCAAVHNHFRSKPDNVIKAIVESGGFIGICCIPRYLGGSGDISALLDHIDYAIKKFGPDSVAIGTDVAYMSQLSGVEQAKVPKRSKQRATFQTLWPKDNFKTTGQMNESIAWTNWPLFTVGLVQRGHSDDVIRKVIGGNVMRVIDASM; this is encoded by the coding sequence ATGTTCCATCGTCGCCAATTCATCGCATCCGTTGCGGGAGCTTCCGCATTGTCGCTGAGCCCAGGCCGTTTGTTTGCCGAAGCGAACACGACACGTGACCCGATGGGCGATTTAACGACGCGTTTGAATCCGAAGATCGAGAAATCACGTGAGGTAGCCCTTGGCATCCTGAAGCCTTCCGCCGCCGAACTCGAGCGAGGTTTGAAACTACACTCCGAATCGATTGTCTTTGATTCTTACGGTTTCGGACCGCGGGCCGCGATCGACGGTGATGCGATGGCCGCCGCCGTTGCGGACGGCGCGTCGGCCGTCGAACTAAAAGATCTGCATGAAGAAATGACGATGACCCGGTTCGCAACCGACCCAGTACAGGAGCAAGAATTCCGCGATGCTTGGCGTGCCTCGGGAGTGACCTGCGTTTTCAACAACGCCGGCGAAGAAGGACAAGACCCGCTGCGTTTGATCAAACGATTGGCTCGCCACACCTACACCACTGATCTGATGAAGGGTTTTGTTTTTAAAGCGGCGACACCGCGCGATGTGGAAACCGCCAAACAGCAAGGCCAACACTGTTTCTATTTGACCGGCAACGGCGTCCCCTTGGCCCAGCAATGGTTGTCGGTCGAAGAAGAACTTCGCTACCTCCGCGTGTTCTATCAACTCGGCATCCGGATGATGCACTTGACGTACCAACGTCGCAATATGATCGGGGACGGTTGCGGTGAAAAAACCGACGCCGGGCTGAGCGATTTCGGGCACCGCGCGATTGCCGAGATGAACCGCATTGGGATCATCCCCGACTGCGCTCATAGCGGCTGGAAAACAAGTCTAGAAGCCGCCCAAACCTCTTCGCGTCCGATGGTGGCTAGCCACTCCACCTGTGCTGCTGTCCATAACCATTTTCGTAGCAAACCCGATAATGTGATCAAAGCCATTGTCGAGTCGGGGGGCTTTATCGGAATTTGCTGTATCCCTCGCTATTTGGGGGGCAGTGGGGATATCTCCGCGTTACTGGATCATATTGATTACGCGATCAAGAAATTTGGTCCTGATTCGGTCGCGATCGGTACCGATGTCGCCTACATGTCGCAACTCTCGGGGGTCGAGCAAGCCAAGGTTCCCAAGCGTTCCAAACAACGCGCGACGTTCCAAACGCTGTGGCCCAAAGATAATTTCAAGACGACCGGTCAAATGAATGAAAGCATTGCGTGGACCAATTGGCCGCTCTTCACTGTCGGGTTAGTTCAACGCGGTCACAGCGACGACGTTATTCGCAAGGTGATTGGTGGAAATGTCATGCGTGTTATCGACGCATCCATGTGA
- a CDS encoding DUF1553 domain-containing protein — protein MHIHRTVALLYAFIVLIPLTGFAAESLTFEKDVRPIMKAHCFHCHGESGVKEGMLDVRLRHWILAGGDSGEAIQPGEPDESLLFERVVSGDMPPGDKNLSDADIATLREWIVQGAKTARDEPESLDDGDYITEEERDFWSFQPIVRPDVPQFENQTVDNPIDAFILKRLKQEGLSFSATADRYTLIRRLTFDLWGLPPEPEMVDQFIHDPSPDAYANLVDRLLSSPRYGERWGRHWLDVAGYADSDGYTNRDIEREFAYFYRDYVIDSFNDDKPLDQFVREQLAGDELDAEAGGSDSMTPERMARLAATGFLRMAADGTGSGGIDRDLAVNTTIADTIDIVSTSLLGLTVGCARCHDHRHDPISQADYHRFRAIFDPALDWKKWKAPMQRRVSMYTDEDKRLRAAVEERAKEATAARNQRQQEHIDRTLYEELLVVPDEVREQLKAAYQTEKAKRTPEQIALLEEYPSVGNITPGSLYLYAQQRARRAGDIEKAAAERESRYIAEAQQQQLAKVPAEKRGAVEALIAVAPESRTEAQQALAAEYPEVFVTAESLATINAERFAELKRYRDAAAICRATDAKTELAEMQAGIVEIRSTAPKEKFLRVLTEPANHTPDSHLFIRGDHKQLGQKLPPDELTVLKSFTPVKIEVNDPNRPTTGRRLAYARHLTNGKHPLLARVLMNRVWLHHFGHGIVDTPGDFGYLGAKPTHPELLDWLADELMRGGWSLKRMHRMILLTTTYTQDSLRSEELDRIDPDNRLYARMSIRRLESEAIRDAVLLASGVMTDTLHGPPVPVKEDAVGQIVLGEQKLDGERKPTGEDKDFEGLSRRSIYVQVRRSRPLAVLEAFDIATVAPNCTQRNFSNVAPQSLLMMNSQFAIEHAEKLADRLIQADSEVSQQLSLAWKHCFGKTIENSVLVELMEFVDQQTSVFRARDAKLAPEAAHRLALATACQAMFSSNEFLYVD, from the coding sequence ATGCACATTCACCGCACCGTTGCTTTGCTGTATGCGTTCATTGTGCTGATCCCGTTGACGGGATTTGCCGCCGAATCGCTGACATTTGAAAAGGATGTCCGCCCGATTATGAAAGCACATTGCTTCCATTGTCACGGCGAAAGTGGTGTTAAAGAGGGGATGCTCGATGTACGTTTACGGCACTGGATTCTAGCAGGGGGGGATTCGGGCGAAGCGATCCAGCCTGGCGAGCCCGACGAATCGCTGTTGTTCGAACGGGTGGTTTCAGGCGACATGCCGCCCGGCGACAAGAATCTTTCGGACGCCGATATTGCGACGCTGCGTGAATGGATCGTTCAAGGTGCGAAAACGGCTCGCGACGAACCGGAGTCGCTGGACGATGGCGATTACATCACCGAAGAAGAACGAGACTTTTGGTCTTTTCAACCCATTGTGCGGCCCGACGTCCCGCAGTTCGAAAACCAGACGGTCGACAACCCGATCGACGCGTTTATCCTCAAGCGACTTAAACAAGAGGGGCTTTCGTTTTCGGCGACCGCGGATCGTTACACCTTGATTCGCCGTTTGACGTTTGATCTTTGGGGGTTACCTCCAGAGCCTGAGATGGTCGATCAGTTCATTCACGATCCCAGTCCGGACGCCTACGCGAATCTGGTTGATCGACTACTTTCATCGCCCCGCTATGGCGAGCGTTGGGGCCGACATTGGTTGGACGTCGCTGGCTATGCGGATTCCGATGGGTACACGAACCGCGACATCGAGCGTGAATTCGCCTACTTCTATCGTGACTACGTGATCGATAGCTTCAACGATGACAAACCATTGGACCAATTTGTTCGCGAACAATTGGCTGGCGATGAATTGGATGCGGAAGCGGGTGGCTCGGACTCGATGACGCCGGAGCGGATGGCTCGACTAGCGGCAACCGGTTTTCTACGGATGGCTGCCGACGGTACCGGCAGCGGTGGAATCGACCGCGACCTTGCCGTGAACACCACGATTGCCGATACGATCGACATTGTCTCGACCTCCTTATTGGGACTAACGGTGGGTTGTGCTCGTTGTCACGATCACCGTCATGATCCGATTAGCCAAGCGGACTACCATCGTTTTCGCGCCATCTTTGACCCGGCGCTCGATTGGAAAAAGTGGAAAGCGCCAATGCAGCGTCGGGTATCCATGTACACCGACGAGGACAAGCGACTACGCGCTGCGGTCGAAGAACGAGCGAAAGAAGCCACCGCTGCACGTAACCAACGCCAACAAGAACACATCGACCGCACGTTGTACGAAGAGTTGTTGGTCGTTCCGGATGAGGTGCGAGAGCAGTTAAAGGCTGCCTACCAAACCGAGAAAGCCAAGCGGACGCCTGAGCAAATTGCGTTATTGGAAGAGTATCCAAGCGTTGGCAACATCACCCCCGGTTCACTCTATCTGTACGCCCAACAACGTGCCCGCCGCGCTGGCGACATTGAAAAGGCCGCTGCCGAACGCGAATCGCGTTACATTGCCGAAGCGCAACAGCAGCAACTCGCCAAAGTGCCCGCCGAGAAACGCGGCGCCGTAGAAGCATTGATCGCGGTTGCCCCCGAATCGCGGACCGAAGCTCAGCAAGCGTTAGCGGCTGAGTATCCCGAGGTGTTTGTGACGGCCGAATCGCTTGCCACGATCAATGCGGAGCGATTTGCTGAACTCAAACGCTACCGTGACGCCGCGGCGATCTGTCGAGCCACGGACGCGAAAACCGAACTCGCCGAGATGCAGGCCGGGATTGTGGAAATTCGCAGTACTGCCCCTAAGGAAAAATTCCTAAGGGTGCTCACCGAGCCTGCCAACCACACCCCGGACTCCCATTTGTTCATTCGCGGAGACCACAAACAACTCGGTCAAAAACTCCCCCCTGATGAATTGACCGTACTGAAGTCATTCACCCCGGTGAAAATCGAAGTGAATGATCCGAACCGGCCCACCACCGGTCGGCGACTGGCGTACGCTCGTCATTTGACCAACGGCAAACACCCGTTGTTGGCTCGAGTTCTAATGAATCGCGTTTGGCTTCATCATTTTGGTCACGGGATTGTGGATACGCCCGGTGATTTTGGCTACTTGGGCGCCAAGCCGACTCACCCGGAATTGTTGGATTGGCTAGCCGATGAATTAATGCGAGGTGGATGGAGTCTCAAGCGGATGCACCGCATGATCCTATTGACGACCACTTACACCCAAGATTCGCTGCGCAGCGAGGAACTGGACCGCATCGACCCCGACAACCGGCTGTACGCACGCATGTCGATTCGTCGATTAGAATCCGAGGCGATCCGCGACGCGGTACTGTTAGCCAGTGGCGTGATGACGGATACCCTGCACGGTCCCCCGGTTCCGGTCAAAGAGGACGCCGTTGGCCAAATCGTGCTCGGCGAACAAAAACTTGACGGGGAACGCAAGCCGACCGGAGAAGACAAGGACTTCGAAGGGCTCTCGCGACGCAGCATTTACGTCCAAGTGCGTCGGAGCCGACCGTTGGCAGTATTGGAAGCGTTCGACATCGCCACCGTGGCTCCGAATTGCACGCAGCGTAATTTTTCCAATGTCGCGCCCCAATCGCTGCTGATGATGAACAGTCAATTTGCGATCGAACACGCCGAGAAACTGGCTGACCGCTTGATCCAAGCCGATAGCGAAGTTTCGCAACAGCTGTCGCTGGCTTGGAAACACTGTTTCGGAAAAACGATCGAGAATTCCGTTCTCGTCGAATTGATGGAGTTTGTCGATCAACAAACTTCCGTGTTTCGCGCACGCGATGCGAAATTGGCTCCCGAAGCCGCCCATC